The Fulvia fulva chromosome 11, complete sequence genome segment CCTCTTGGCTCCTCCCCTTGGCGATGGAATGCATGTCGCGTGGACACCACGAACGATCGTGAGGACAGCAGGTGTGACGTGCGTAAGCGGCCGCGAAGACGGTATATGGTAATGGTATGTTGTGGGAAAGTTTCTTAAAGGTAGGCACGACCCTCACCTCACTCCGCACGTGTTCTCCATCCTCTCTCCACCGTTGCGTGCTGCACTCCGCGAACCTTACCCCATAGCACTGTTGGAAACTATGGCGCTGTCGGAGAAGAACTCGGGCAAGTCGTCTGATGACGACCTGCACCATGACAATGCCGTCCCTGCTATACCCTCTGATGATGGATTCGACGATGATTCCAAGGTGCCGTTCCTCACGGCTAGGACGTTTCTGATGACGATTCTGGTCTCCATGGGTGGAATCTGCTTCGGTTACGACACTGGTCAGATATCTGGCTTTCTGCAAATGGACGACTTTAGGTACCAGTTTGCGGATAACCGAGAGGAACTCACTCTATCGCCAACCCGGACTGGACTCATCGTTGCGACTCTGTCGCTCGGAACACTGGTTGGAGCTCTTATCGCTGGCCCAGTGGCGAACAACAGAAGACTCGGCAGGAAGTACTCGGTCTGCCTCTGGTGTGCCGTCTTTATCATTGGAAACTGCTTCCAGATCGCTGCGCAGTATCCATTCTGGTGGATTATGATGCTGGGCCGTATCATTTCTGGTTTCGCCATTGGAGGTCTTTCGGTCATGGTCCCAGCATATCAAGGAGAGTCCGCGCCAACCCATCTCCGAGGTGCCATTGTCTGCTGCTATCAATTGTTCATCACGATCGGTATTCTGATCGCATACCTCATCAACTTCGGCACTGAAGTTATTGAGGGATCTGCTTCGTGGCGCATTCCCGTCGGTAAGTAATAGCCAAAACACCAAGGCATGATCTGTCTGGAACATACACGTTGCAGCTTCAGCTCAGCAGCAGTTGCCGAGACACGGCCAAGTGGTGTTTAAGTTTAGCTAACGTTCTTCTGCTTAGCTATAAGCTACTTTTGGGCTGCTGTCCTAGGCTTCGGTATCCTGTTCTTCCCAGAAACTCCAAGGCACGAGTTCCGCCACGGTGCTGTAGACTCTGCTGCGAAGAGTATTGCGGCATTCTATGGTGTCAGCCCACGCCACAAGGTTGTCAAGAAGCAGCTTCAGGAAATGCAAGAGAAGCTGGCCATCGAGCAAGAGGGCGGCGAGCACTCTTTCTGGGAGGTCTTCACGGGACCTCGCATGTTGTACCGCACGCTTCTTGGAATGTCGATCCAGGCGCTGCAACAGATGACGGGAGCCAACTTTTTCTTCTAGTGCGT includes the following:
- a CDS encoding High-affinity fructose transporter ght6, coding for MALSEKNSGKSSDDDLHHDNAVPAIPSDDGFDDDSKVPFLTARTFLMTILVSMGGICFGYDTGQISGFLQMDDFRYQFADNREELTLSPTRTGLIVATLSLGTLVGALIAGPVANNRRLGRKYSVCLWCAVFIIGNCFQIAAQYPFWWIMMLGRIISGFAIGGLSVMVPAYQGESAPTHLRGAIVCCYQLFITIGILIAYLINFGTEVIEGSASWRIPVAISYFWAAVLGFGILFFPETPRHEFRHGAVDSAAKSIAAFYGVSPRHKVVKKQLQEMQEKLAIEQEGGEHSFWEVFTGPRMLYRTLLGMSIQALQQMTGANFFFYYGTTIFSSVGLSNPFVTQIILGAVNVVTTFPGLYMVEKYGRRKCLTLGAAWMFMCFMVFASMGYFELEAPDGSNRTSIGYVMIVFACLFIAAFASTWGPMAWAVTSEIYPSRYRSPCIALCAASNWAFNFFIGFATEFIVEDIGFAYGYLFAACNFIAVLVVYFLLPETSGRSLEEIDTMFLLEIKPWKSSNWHAPQGENLITADNLRLSQGGRNILKRDEANEPTDMQYETVKNEQQNGSNTVAGGARGDSITAV